A region of Nostoc sp. 'Peltigera membranacea cyanobiont' N6 DNA encodes the following proteins:
- the nifH gene encoding nitrogenase iron protein, with protein sequence MSDGKIRQIAFYGKGGIGKSTTSQNTLASMAEKGQRILIVGCDPKADSTRLILHCKAQTTVLHLAAERGAVEDIELEEVVITGFRNIRCVESGGPEPGVGCAGRGIITAINFLEENGAYSDVDFVSYDVLGDVVCGGFAMPIREGKAQEIYIVTSGEMMAMFAANNIARGVLKYAHTGGVRLGGLICNSRQTDREDELISTLAARLNTHMIHFVPRDNIVQHAELRRMTVNEYAPDSKQANEYRTLADKIIGNTNLTVPTPIEMDELEDLLIEFGILESEENAAKMISQADAAKKLEDTQGEALEAVKKGNVEIVSGS encoded by the coding sequence ATGTCAGACGGAAAAATTAGACAAATTGCTTTCTACGGTAAAGGTGGTATCGGTAAATCTACTACCTCCCAAAATACCCTCGCCTCTATGGCAGAAAAGGGTCAACGCATCTTGATTGTAGGTTGCGACCCCAAAGCTGACTCTACCCGATTGATTCTGCACTGTAAAGCCCAAACCACCGTGTTGCACTTAGCTGCTGAACGGGGCGCTGTGGAAGATATCGAACTCGAAGAAGTGGTAATCACTGGCTTCCGAAATATCAGATGCGTAGAATCAGGTGGGCCAGAACCTGGTGTAGGTTGCGCCGGTCGCGGTATCATCACTGCTATTAACTTCCTCGAAGAAAACGGCGCTTACTCAGATGTAGATTTCGTATCCTACGACGTACTGGGCGACGTTGTGTGCGGTGGTTTTGCCATGCCAATTCGTGAAGGTAAAGCCCAAGAAATCTACATCGTTACCTCTGGTGAAATGATGGCGATGTTTGCTGCCAACAACATTGCTCGTGGCGTTCTCAAATATGCTCACACTGGTGGTGTGCGTTTGGGTGGGCTGATTTGTAACAGCCGTCAAACTGACCGGGAAGATGAACTGATTAGCACCCTGGCAGCTAGATTGAATACCCACATGATTCACTTCGTCCCCCGTGACAATATCGTGCAACACGCCGAATTACGCCGGATGACAGTGAACGAGTATGCACCTGATAGCAAGCAAGCTAATGAATACCGCACATTAGCGGACAAGATTATCGGCAATACAAACCTTACAGTTCCTACACCCATCGAGATGGATGAGCTAGAAGATTTGTTGATTGAGTTCGGCATCCTTGAAAGTGAAGAAAATGCTGCAAAAATGATTAGCCAAGCAGATGCTGCTAAAAAGCTAGAAGACACTCAAGGTGAAGCACTAGAAGCAGTGAAAAAAGGAAACGTAGAAATAGTTTCTGGTAGCTAG